From a single Sander vitreus isolate 19-12246 chromosome 2, sanVit1, whole genome shotgun sequence genomic region:
- the ptpn9b gene encoding tyrosine-protein phosphatase non-receptor type 9 isoform X2, whose product MAEALTTQEQLAVEEFLGEVRSREQPHSAGLVSQPTAVKFLMARKFDVSRAIDLFQAYKNTRIKEGIININPDEEPLRSELLCGKFTVLPGRDAKGAALALFTARLHRPDVTTHKAVLQAIIYQLDKAIESVQTQRDGLIFIYDMTNSSYGNFDYELCVKILNLLKVCTVKAHELASHIPVSSLPEHLGGTSQYSHVAWIQSCVNTHTNNVQGDTQEHDTQDCVGSLLRSYSLECSNTSAGATLSHTQINTQLGSELAVANSNCYDDSNANPHNHCGVADGRTRGQGLYQQSPQSAANRPQGNHQHWNGSAVSVANMAVSGSSPNANMNGRGRQAPPQSDTPPDTPLSQKVDGDAVDGEATDSAHSSQNDDVKEEYGEEEEGVPPLPQKSLPRPPHQPTSQSPPLSSSWGPDDEDSCMEASIHMPEHGGMTVHDLVEHVKRKKKKGIYQEYEEIRKEPPAGAFDYSKKLSNQIKNRYSDVLCLDQSRVRLCQLCDDEDETSDYINASFMDGYKRSNAYIATQGPLPKTFGDFWRMVWEQMVLIIVMTTRVVERGRVKCGQYWPLEEGRTEQHGYFLVRNTHIQVFQDFKLSHLELYNTQSGERREVCHYLYVSWPDFGVPKSASAMLDFREHVLQRREAAVQSLGSSWTGPPGGPPVVVHCSAGIGRTGTFCTLDICLSRLEDIATVDIRQTVRRMRTQRAFSIQTWDQYYFCYTAVIEYAQRHGKLSPVQWSDSDLETDSE is encoded by the exons ATGGCGGAAGCCCTGACAACTCAGGAGCAGCTG GCTGTGGAGGAGTTCCTGGGTGAGGTGCGTAGCCGGGAGCAGCCTCACAGCGCTGGGCTCGTGTCCCAACCAACAGCTGTAAAGTTTCTTATGGCCCGCAAGTTTGACGTCTCAAGAGCCATCGACCTCTTCCAAGCATACAAG AACACAAGAATCAAAGAGGGCATCATCAATATCAACCCTGACGAGGAGCCCCTACGCTCTGAGCTCCTGTGTGGCAAATTTACAGTCCTG CCCGGTCGGGATGCAAAGGGTGCAGCTCTAGCGCTCTTCACTGCTCGTCTCCATCGGCCAGACGTCACCACCCACAAAGCTGTGCTGCAGGCCATCATCTATCAGCTGGACAAAGCCATAGAGAG TGTACAAACTCAAAGAGACGGACTCATATTTATCTACGACATGACCAACTCCAGCTATGGCAACTTTGACTATGAGCTCTGTGTCAAGATCCTCAATTTGCTCAAG GTGTGCACAGTGAAAGCTCATGAGTTGGCCAGTCACATCCcagtctcctccctccctgAACACCTGGGTGGGACCTCCCAATATAGCCACGTGGCTTGGATCCAGTCctgtgttaacacacacacaaacaatgttcagGGTGACACACAAGAACATGACACACAAGACTGTGTGGGAAGCCTGCTGCGCTCCTACAGCTTAGAGTGCAGCAACACAAGCGCAGGCGCTACACTGTCACACACCCAAATAAATACACAGTTAGGTTCCGAGCTAGCCGTGGCTAACTCTAACTGCTACGATGATAGCAATGCTAACCCACATAACCACTGCGGTGTGGCGGACGGCAGGACTCGAGGTCAAGGACTGTATCAGCAGAGCCCACAGTCTGCTGCAAACAGGCCGCAGGGGAACCACCAACACTGGAACGGCTCAGCAGTGAGCGTGGCCAACATGGCTGTTAGTGGCTCTAGCCCCAACGCTAACATGAACGGTCGTGGCCGACAGGCCCCTCCCCAGTCCGACACGCCCCCGGACACACCGCTTTCCCAGAAAGTTGATGGAGATGCAGTGGACGGCGAGGCAACGGACTCTGCCCACAGTTCTCAGAATGACGATGTAAAGGAAGAGTATggcgaggaagaggaaggggtgCCTCCGTTGCCCCAGAAATCTTTGCCTCGCCCCCCCCACCAACCTACCTCCCAGTCCCCACCCCTGTCCTCATCATGGGGTCCTGATGATGAGGACAGCTGCATGGAGGCATCCATTCACATGCCAGAGCATGGAGGCATGACGGTTCATGATCTGGTGGAACATgtgaagagaaagaagaagaaggggatTTATCAGGAGTACGAGGAGATCCGAAAGGAGCCACCAGCAGGCGCCTTTGACTACTCCAA GAAACTGTCCAATCAGATAAAGAACAGGTACAGTGATGTTCTCTGCCTGGACCAGTCACGGGTGCGACTCTGCCAGCTCTGTGATGACGAGGATGAG ACATCAGATTACATTAATGCCAGTTTCATGGATGGCTACAAGAGGAGCAACGCCTACATTGCAACTCAGG GTCCTTTGCCAAAAACTTTTGGTGACTTCTGGCGCATGGTGTGGGAACAGATGGTACTTATCATTGTCATGACCACCAG AGTGGTGGAGCGTGGGCGTGTCAAGTGTGGTCAGTACTGGCCTCTTGAGGAGGGCAGGACTGAGCAGCATGGATACTTCTTGGTcaggaacacacacatccagGTGTTTCAGGACTTCAAACTCTCCCATCTTGAACTTTACAACACACAG TCTGGAGAGAGACGGGAGGTGTGCCACTACCTTTATGTCAGCTGGCCAGACTTCGGGGTGCCCAAAAGTGCTTCTGCTATGTTGGACTTCCGTGAGCATGTACTTCAGAGAAGGGAGGCTGCAGTCCAGAGCCTGGGCTCCAGTTGGACGGGGCCTCCAGGGGGTCCCCCTGTGGTTGTGCACTGCAGTGCCGGCATTGGCCGCACAG GCACGTTCTGTACACTGGACATCTGCCTGTCCCGGCTGGAGGACATTGCCACAGTAGATATCCGTCAGACAGTGCGGCGGATGCGTACACAGAGGGCTTTCAGCATCCAGACCTGGGACCAGTACTACTTCTGCTACACAGCAGTCATCGAGTACGCCCAGCGCCATGGGAAACTGAGCCCAGTGCAGTGGTCTGACTCAGACCtagagacagacagcgagtga
- the ptpn9b gene encoding tyrosine-protein phosphatase non-receptor type 9 isoform X1 — protein MAEALTTQEQLAVEEFLGEVRSREQPHSAGLVSQPTAVKFLMARKFDVSRAIDLFQAYKNTRIKEGIININPDEEPLRSELLCGKFTVLPGRDAKGAALALFTARLHRPDVTTHKAVLQAIIYQLDKAIESVQTQRDGLIFIYDMTNSSYGNFDYELCVKILNLLKGAFPARLKCVFIVSSPLWFRAPFAVLRLFVREKLRERVCTVKAHELASHIPVSSLPEHLGGTSQYSHVAWIQSCVNTHTNNVQGDTQEHDTQDCVGSLLRSYSLECSNTSAGATLSHTQINTQLGSELAVANSNCYDDSNANPHNHCGVADGRTRGQGLYQQSPQSAANRPQGNHQHWNGSAVSVANMAVSGSSPNANMNGRGRQAPPQSDTPPDTPLSQKVDGDAVDGEATDSAHSSQNDDVKEEYGEEEEGVPPLPQKSLPRPPHQPTSQSPPLSSSWGPDDEDSCMEASIHMPEHGGMTVHDLVEHVKRKKKKGIYQEYEEIRKEPPAGAFDYSKKLSNQIKNRYSDVLCLDQSRVRLCQLCDDEDETSDYINASFMDGYKRSNAYIATQGPLPKTFGDFWRMVWEQMVLIIVMTTRVVERGRVKCGQYWPLEEGRTEQHGYFLVRNTHIQVFQDFKLSHLELYNTQSGERREVCHYLYVSWPDFGVPKSASAMLDFREHVLQRREAAVQSLGSSWTGPPGGPPVVVHCSAGIGRTGTFCTLDICLSRLEDIATVDIRQTVRRMRTQRAFSIQTWDQYYFCYTAVIEYAQRHGKLSPVQWSDSDLETDSE, from the exons ATGGCGGAAGCCCTGACAACTCAGGAGCAGCTG GCTGTGGAGGAGTTCCTGGGTGAGGTGCGTAGCCGGGAGCAGCCTCACAGCGCTGGGCTCGTGTCCCAACCAACAGCTGTAAAGTTTCTTATGGCCCGCAAGTTTGACGTCTCAAGAGCCATCGACCTCTTCCAAGCATACAAG AACACAAGAATCAAAGAGGGCATCATCAATATCAACCCTGACGAGGAGCCCCTACGCTCTGAGCTCCTGTGTGGCAAATTTACAGTCCTG CCCGGTCGGGATGCAAAGGGTGCAGCTCTAGCGCTCTTCACTGCTCGTCTCCATCGGCCAGACGTCACCACCCACAAAGCTGTGCTGCAGGCCATCATCTATCAGCTGGACAAAGCCATAGAGAG TGTACAAACTCAAAGAGACGGACTCATATTTATCTACGACATGACCAACTCCAGCTATGGCAACTTTGACTATGAGCTCTGTGTCAAGATCCTCAATTTGCTCAAG GGGGCATTTCCAGCTCGTCTAAAATGTGTCTTCATTGTTTCATCGCCTCTTTGGTTTCGAGCACCTTTCGCGGTCCTCCGCCTGTTTGTGCGTGAGAAGCTGAGAGAGAGG GTGTGCACAGTGAAAGCTCATGAGTTGGCCAGTCACATCCcagtctcctccctccctgAACACCTGGGTGGGACCTCCCAATATAGCCACGTGGCTTGGATCCAGTCctgtgttaacacacacacaaacaatgttcagGGTGACACACAAGAACATGACACACAAGACTGTGTGGGAAGCCTGCTGCGCTCCTACAGCTTAGAGTGCAGCAACACAAGCGCAGGCGCTACACTGTCACACACCCAAATAAATACACAGTTAGGTTCCGAGCTAGCCGTGGCTAACTCTAACTGCTACGATGATAGCAATGCTAACCCACATAACCACTGCGGTGTGGCGGACGGCAGGACTCGAGGTCAAGGACTGTATCAGCAGAGCCCACAGTCTGCTGCAAACAGGCCGCAGGGGAACCACCAACACTGGAACGGCTCAGCAGTGAGCGTGGCCAACATGGCTGTTAGTGGCTCTAGCCCCAACGCTAACATGAACGGTCGTGGCCGACAGGCCCCTCCCCAGTCCGACACGCCCCCGGACACACCGCTTTCCCAGAAAGTTGATGGAGATGCAGTGGACGGCGAGGCAACGGACTCTGCCCACAGTTCTCAGAATGACGATGTAAAGGAAGAGTATggcgaggaagaggaaggggtgCCTCCGTTGCCCCAGAAATCTTTGCCTCGCCCCCCCCACCAACCTACCTCCCAGTCCCCACCCCTGTCCTCATCATGGGGTCCTGATGATGAGGACAGCTGCATGGAGGCATCCATTCACATGCCAGAGCATGGAGGCATGACGGTTCATGATCTGGTGGAACATgtgaagagaaagaagaagaaggggatTTATCAGGAGTACGAGGAGATCCGAAAGGAGCCACCAGCAGGCGCCTTTGACTACTCCAA GAAACTGTCCAATCAGATAAAGAACAGGTACAGTGATGTTCTCTGCCTGGACCAGTCACGGGTGCGACTCTGCCAGCTCTGTGATGACGAGGATGAG ACATCAGATTACATTAATGCCAGTTTCATGGATGGCTACAAGAGGAGCAACGCCTACATTGCAACTCAGG GTCCTTTGCCAAAAACTTTTGGTGACTTCTGGCGCATGGTGTGGGAACAGATGGTACTTATCATTGTCATGACCACCAG AGTGGTGGAGCGTGGGCGTGTCAAGTGTGGTCAGTACTGGCCTCTTGAGGAGGGCAGGACTGAGCAGCATGGATACTTCTTGGTcaggaacacacacatccagGTGTTTCAGGACTTCAAACTCTCCCATCTTGAACTTTACAACACACAG TCTGGAGAGAGACGGGAGGTGTGCCACTACCTTTATGTCAGCTGGCCAGACTTCGGGGTGCCCAAAAGTGCTTCTGCTATGTTGGACTTCCGTGAGCATGTACTTCAGAGAAGGGAGGCTGCAGTCCAGAGCCTGGGCTCCAGTTGGACGGGGCCTCCAGGGGGTCCCCCTGTGGTTGTGCACTGCAGTGCCGGCATTGGCCGCACAG GCACGTTCTGTACACTGGACATCTGCCTGTCCCGGCTGGAGGACATTGCCACAGTAGATATCCGTCAGACAGTGCGGCGGATGCGTACACAGAGGGCTTTCAGCATCCAGACCTGGGACCAGTACTACTTCTGCTACACAGCAGTCATCGAGTACGCCCAGCGCCATGGGAAACTGAGCCCAGTGCAGTGGTCTGACTCAGACCtagagacagacagcgagtga
- the adamtsl7 gene encoding thrombospondin type-1 domain-containing protein 4 yields the protein MAGLWQQLSSLRQGRALALLHLIGLLYPTSGAFTWDTKASLPPPKEFQVVRGNFSRTFLRVGYHKIAEIPAGARNISVRETIKSRNYLALQTQSGVSIINGDWVINRPGIFLAVGTQLTYQRPNEIRSRNGESITAPGPLTEDLHVYLIYQQPGPSVYYEYIVPFQNTHPTPEPDPPSNILPLVETVGPSQSGEKDHRGDVTNNDIIKEKPHPNQVRSDPSMNSDPRPIYTWTKSGRTECSTTCGNGRRQVLWDCVDKDSQATVPADLCDPALEPPNREEDCNTQSCLAYWDVGEWSECSKRCGPGTQHRQVICRQDTHVHTNGTETSVTIAQELCGSSDRPVTKSTCQLKICSQWEIQSEWSPCSVPCGVGQRSREVVCVSNQGGVEEDEECNMNLKPDTLQNCDMGACASSWFTSLWSQRCSAECGRGKQTRTAVCLIDHGTDLPLDSCEGERPPEVTVCDSGPCQNRLEWYTGPWGQCSAECGNGTQTRSVACIFNNDGRMEVVDQLQCSSLSQPITSQPCRLKPCGVQWYFTEWSACSSSCNGGYRVREVRCLANNITPSDRCDPSLSPKSREECNKQPCGAEINPSCRNQYHNCMVVVQARLCVYPYYRRVCCAACSRAHKT from the exons ATGGCTGGATTGTGGCAGCAGCTCAGCTCCCTGCGGCAGGGTCGAGCTCTGGCTCTCCTCCACCTCATCGGTCTTCTCTACCCTACCTCGGGTGCGTTTACCTGGGATACCAAAGCCAGCCTTCCCCCTCCGAAG gAGTTTCAGGTGGTGAGGGGGAATTTCTCCAGGACTTTCCTCCGCGTTGGCTACCATAAGATTGCAGAGATTCCTGCAGGAGCACGCAACATCAGCGTACGGGAGACAATAAAGAGCCGAAACTAcctgg CTCTGCAGACCCAAAGTGGTGTCTCCATCATCAATGGCGACTGGGTGATTAACAGGCCGGGGATCTTCCTTGCTGTGGGAACACAGCTGACGTACCAGAGACCCAATGAAATCCGCTCTCGCAATGGAGAGTCCATCACTGCACCCGGGCCGCTGACTGAGGACCTGCATGTTTAT TTGATTTACCAGCAACCAGGTCCCAGTGTATACTATGAATACATTGTGCCTTTTCAAAACACACACCCCACTCCTGAGCCAGATCCACCTTCTAATATTCTGCCACTGG TTGAGACAGTAGGCCCATCCCAATCAGGTGAGAAGGACCACAGAGGTGACGTCACAAACAATGACATCATCAAAGAGAAACCCCACCCTAACCAGGTTCGCTCTGACCCCAGCATGAACTCTGACCCTCGGCCCATCTACACCTGGACAAAGAGTGGGCGCACAGAGTGCAGCACGACCTGTGGCAATG GCAGGCGTCAGGTACTCTGGGACTGTGTTGACAAAGATTCCCAGGCGACTGTTCCTGCTGACCTCTGTGACCCTGCCCTTGAACCACCAAACCGGGAAGAAGACTGCAACACCCAGTCCTGTCTTGCATA CTGGGACGTCGGGGAGTGGTCCGAGTGCAGCAAGAGGTGTGGACCCGGCACTCAGCACCGCCAGGTCATCTGCCGCCAGGATACTCACGTTCATACCAATGGGACGGAGACCTCGGTGACCATAGCACAAGAGCTGTGTGGGTCATCTGACAGGCCGGTGACCAAGTCCACATGTCAGCTGAAGATTTGCAGCCAGTGGGAGATACAATCTGAGTGGAGCCCG TGTTCAGTGCCATGTGGAGTGGGTCAGCGCAGCAGGGAAGTGGTGTGTGTGAGCAACCAGGGTGgtgtggaggaggatgaggagtgCAACATGAACTTAAAGCCAGACACACTACAGAACTGTGACATGGGAGCCTGTGCAAGCAGCTGGTTCACCTCCCTCTGGAGCCAACGG TGCTCTGCAGAGTGTGGTCGAGGCAAACAAACCCGGACGGCAGTGTGTCTGATAGATCATGGGACTGATCTCCCATTGGACAGCTGTGAAGGGGAACGTCCACCAGAAGTGACAGTGTGTGACTCAGGCCCCTGCCAGAACCGCCTGGAGTGGTACACCGGACCCTGGGGTCAG tgTTCTGCAGAGTGCGGGAATGGCACACAGACCCGGAGTGTGGCTTGTATTTTCAACAATGATGGTCGTATGGAGGTTGTTGACCAGTTACAATGTTCCAGTCTTTCTCAGCCAATCACATCTCAGCCCTGCAGACTGAAGCCATGCGGTGTCCAGTGGTATTTCACAGAGTGGAGTGCG TGTTCAAGCTCCTGCAACGGTGGCTACCGTGTGCGTGAGGTGCGTTGTCTTGCCAACAACATCACCCCAAGCGATCGCTGTGATCCCAGTTTGTCCCCAAAGAGCCGAGAAGAATGCAACAAACAACCTTGTGGAGCTGAAATAA ATCCATCATGCAGAAACCAGTATCATAACTGTATGGTGGTGGTTCAAGCCCGACTGTGTGTTTACCCTTACTACAGAAGGGTCTGCTGCGCCGCCTGCTCCCGTGCCCACAAAACATAA